One part of the Glycine max cultivar Williams 82 chromosome 14, Glycine_max_v4.0, whole genome shotgun sequence genome encodes these proteins:
- the LOC100500674 gene encoding WUSCHEL-related homeobox 4: protein MKVHQFARGFWEHEPSLTLGCKRLRPLAPKLSNTDTISPPHHPVTTFDLKSFIKPESASRKLGIGSSDDNTNKRDPSSPQGQAETHIPGGTRWNPTQEQIGILEMLYRGGMRTPNAQQIEQITAQLSKYGKIEGKNVFYWFQNHKARERQKQKRNNLGLAHSPRTTLTTSPPFSCCVITTMDTTKRGEVVEREEEDSPLKKCRSWAFEYLEDQREEEHRTLELFPLHPEGR, encoded by the exons ATGAAGGTGCATCAGTTCGCACGTGGATTCTGGGAGCACGAACCCTCCCTCACACTCGGGTGCAAACGCTTACGCCCCCTTGCCCCCAAGCTTTCCAACACCGACACCATTTCTCCACCTCATCATCCTGTTACAACCTTCGACCTCAAGAGCTTCATCAAACCTGAAAGTGCCTCCAGAAAACTTGGAATTGGATCCTCCGATGATAATACTAATAAGAGAGACCCATCTTCACCCCAGGGCCAG GCTGAAACGCATATTCCAGGAGGGACACGGTGGAATCCGACTCAAGAACAAATAGGGATATTGGAGATGCTGTACAGAGGAGGGATGCGAACTCCGAATGCTCAACAAATAGAGCAGATCACAGCACAGCTTAGCAAGTACGGCAAGATCGAAGGGAAGAACGTGTTCTATTGGTTCCAAAACCACAAAGCACGCGAGAGACAGAAGCAGAAGCGTAACAACCTAGGCCTTGCTCATAGTCCTCGTACTACTCTCACCACTTCACCCCCCTTTAGTTGTTGTGTAATTACCACTATGGACACCACAAAACGG GGGGAAGTAGTAGAAAGAGAGGAGGAAGATAGCCCGTTGAAGAAGTGTAGGAGCTGGGCGTTTGAGTACTTGGAAGACCAAAGAGAGGAGGAACATAGAACTCT